One window of Hujiaoplasma nucleasis genomic DNA carries:
- a CDS encoding deoxynucleoside kinase, with protein sequence MRIGIIGPIGSGKSTLSHLLSSYYNVPMVKEPVESSPFLPLFYADKKKFALVSQAAFYGELFLSMWHTKDEQFLICDSTMFSNLVFVELLKKENMMTDGEVELTYKIADAHMKLLPELDIHIVLVRDEDSLFDNVRKRSRSLEKDQYDYLKFHYKHYGRVLDQVFSKYNVPKEKILYLRVDNMFNQLHFNDLVAKIEDKYHQSKHQQQTLDLN encoded by the coding sequence ATGAGAATTGGAATTATAGGGCCTATTGGTAGTGGCAAGTCCACTTTATCCCATTTATTATCTTCATATTACAATGTGCCTATGGTTAAAGAACCCGTGGAAAGCAGTCCCTTCTTGCCTTTGTTTTATGCTGATAAAAAGAAATTTGCATTGGTAAGTCAGGCTGCTTTTTATGGTGAATTATTTTTATCCATGTGGCATACAAAAGATGAGCAGTTTTTAATATGTGATTCTACCATGTTTTCTAATTTAGTTTTTGTTGAATTATTGAAAAAAGAAAACATGATGACTGATGGTGAGGTTGAACTTACTTATAAAATTGCGGATGCACATATGAAGCTCTTACCAGAATTAGATATCCATATTGTTTTGGTTCGAGACGAAGACAGTTTGTTTGATAATGTAAGAAAAAGATCTAGGTCTTTAGAGAAAGATCAATATGATTATTTAAAATTTCATTACAAACATTATGGTAGGGTTCTTGACCAAGTATTCAGTAAATATAATGTTCCTAAAGAAAAAATATTATATTTGAGAGTTGATAATATGTTTAATCAACTTCATTTTAACGATTTAGTTGCCAAAATTGAAGATAAGTATCATCAATCTAAACACCAACAACAAACATTAGATTTAAACTAG
- the rsxE gene encoding electron transport complex subunit RsxE — protein MRLIRVKYTKWYNILKDGISRNNPIVVAVLGICSALAVTNKVENAIAMGLGVTFVIMASSLTISLIRNIIPQKVRMVTYMVIISTYVISVQAVLQAFFMPIADALGAYVGLIITNCIVMGRQEAYAVKNPVKYSIVDGFASGMGYTFVLVVVAAIREILAFGTLLNVQIMSVTWERWVVMAMAPGGFFVLGLLIWGMRELIKYYEGQEQTS, from the coding sequence ATGAGACTTATTCGTGTTAAATATACTAAATGGTACAACATCTTAAAAGATGGTATTTCTAGAAACAATCCTATTGTCGTTGCTGTTTTAGGTATTTGTTCAGCCTTGGCTGTAACAAACAAAGTTGAAAATGCAATTGCCATGGGATTAGGGGTTACCTTTGTTATTATGGCTTCATCATTAACCATTTCTTTAATTAGAAATATTATTCCACAAAAAGTTAGAATGGTAACTTATATGGTTATTATTTCTACTTATGTAATTTCTGTACAAGCAGTTCTTCAAGCCTTCTTTATGCCAATAGCTGATGCTTTAGGGGCATATGTAGGTTTAATTATTACCAACTGTATTGTTATGGGTAGACAAGAAGCTTATGCTGTTAAAAACCCTGTTAAATACTCAATTGTAGATGGTTTTGCTTCTGGTATGGGTTACACTTTTGTTTTAGTCGTGGTTGCTGCCATTAGAGAAATATTAGCTTTTGGTACATTATTAAATGTTCAAATCATGTCTGTGACATGGGAACGTTGGGTCGTTATGGCGATGGCACCTGGTGGTTTCTTTGTTTTGGGATTACTTATTTGGGGCATGAGAGAATTAATCAAATATTATGAAGGTCAGGAACAAACATCATGA
- a CDS encoding BMP family lipoprotein encodes MKKFLVLFLALFTITALVSCGGTDETTVDPEATTNEFEGEKIVLITDKGDITDKSFNQGAYEGVQNYATEMGIDYAYLKPAEATDALYIAAIQQAIADGATVIVTPGYLFEPAVNLMQHDYPNVKFIILDANPANVTDENFNPIGTIEDNVHSIFYAEHEAGFLAGYAAVMDGYRHLGFMGGLAVPAVQRFGHGYVQGIAQAAADLELADGAITVDYLYTGDFAATPEVQAAAAAMFQSGAEVIFACGGAVGQSVMAAAESHSGKVIGVDVDQSADSETVITSAMKSLTLSVELALEAIFETGEWDANYGGVSTTLTVDELGVGLPNDFSKFDIFTQADYDALYAKLVDGTFVVSDVIGAFGDDGSAAEQFATSIVLVNVIAFEG; translated from the coding sequence ATGAAGAAGTTTTTAGTTTTATTTTTAGCTTTATTTACAATTACTGCTTTAGTAAGTTGTGGTGGAACTGATGAAACAACAGTTGATCCAGAAGCAACAACTAATGAATTTGAAGGAGAAAAAATCGTATTAATCACTGATAAAGGTGATATTACTGACAAATCTTTCAACCAAGGTGCATATGAAGGCGTTCAAAATTACGCAACTGAAATGGGTATTGATTATGCATATTTAAAACCTGCAGAAGCTACAGACGCATTATATATTGCTGCTATTCAACAAGCAATTGCTGATGGTGCTACTGTCATTGTTACACCTGGTTATTTATTTGAACCAGCTGTTAACTTAATGCAACATGATTATCCTAATGTAAAATTCATCATTCTTGATGCTAATCCTGCAAATGTGACTGATGAAAATTTCAATCCTATCGGAACTATTGAAGATAATGTTCATTCAATTTTCTATGCTGAACACGAAGCTGGTTTCTTAGCTGGTTACGCTGCAGTTATGGATGGATACCGTCATTTAGGTTTCATGGGTGGTTTAGCTGTTCCTGCTGTTCAAAGATTTGGACATGGATACGTTCAAGGTATTGCTCAAGCTGCTGCTGATTTAGAATTAGCTGATGGCGCAATCACTGTAGATTACTTATATACAGGTGACTTTGCTGCTACTCCAGAAGTTCAAGCTGCTGCTGCTGCAATGTTCCAAAGCGGTGCTGAAGTCATCTTCGCTTGTGGTGGAGCTGTTGGTCAATCAGTTATGGCTGCTGCTGAAAGTCATAGTGGTAAAGTTATCGGTGTAGACGTTGATCAAAGTGCTGATTCTGAAACAGTTATTACTTCTGCTATGAAGAGTTTAACATTATCAGTAGAATTAGCTTTAGAAGCTATTTTCGAAACTGGTGAATGGGATGCAAATTATGGTGGCGTTTCTACAACACTTACAGTTGATGAATTAGGTGTTGGTTTACCTAATGACTTTAGTAAATTTGATATATTTACACAAGCTGATTATGATGCATTATATGCAAAATTAGTTGATGGAACATTCGTAGTAAGTGATGTTATCGGTGCTTTTGGTGATGATGGTTCAGCTGCTGAACAATTTGCTACTTCAATCGTTCTTGTTAACGTTATTGCTTTCGAAGGATAA
- a CDS encoding FMN-binding protein codes for MNQYLKMTLFVLIMALITSSVLLGVEALTADRIQANQDAKVKSAVLDANGIAYSITNINETFDAEIEIIELEDWVFYLNPDTGAVSFNIEGGGVWGPIEGILTLESDFETILNVTILQQEETPGLGGVIAESQYLATFVGKVMVPRFEINKDTSENAIYEIDSITGATNTSKRFETLINEDYLAAKAVWNSRNE; via the coding sequence ATGAATCAATATTTAAAAATGACGCTTTTTGTTTTGATTATGGCACTCATTACTTCATCAGTCTTACTTGGTGTTGAGGCTTTAACAGCTGATCGTATTCAAGCAAACCAAGATGCTAAAGTAAAGTCTGCTGTTTTAGATGCCAATGGAATAGCTTATTCTATTACAAACATTAATGAAACTTTTGATGCTGAAATCGAAATCATCGAGCTAGAAGATTGGGTATTTTATCTTAATCCTGATACTGGCGCAGTAAGTTTTAATATTGAAGGCGGTGGAGTTTGGGGCCCTATTGAAGGTATATTAACTTTAGAAAGTGATTTTGAGACGATATTGAATGTCACTATTCTACAACAAGAAGAAACTCCTGGTTTAGGTGGTGTCATTGCTGAATCTCAATACTTAGCTACCTTTGTTGGAAAAGTGATGGTTCCTAGATTTGAGATTAATAAAGACACTTCTGAAAATGCTATCTACGAGATTGACTCCATTACAGGCGCTACCAATACTTCCAAAAGGTTTGAAACTTTAATCAATGAAGACTATTTAGCAGCTAAAGCTGTTTGGAATAGTCGGAATGAGTAA
- a CDS encoding DUF1361 domain-containing protein: MSKKQLMFHGIIYLVFLIISVLVFLVVEEGIHLMLGWNAFLAFIPISLVYAFDNKQNQKNMNVLIFLLWIFFFPNSIYLVTDLIYINKDAFIEEVSYLESLIYLRDFSSYLGFFHLLIACLYGILTSLISFKYFSNFINEKFPKYHLPFFIILPVLVSIGIYLGRFLRFNTWDIFNFLELIKEVYRSLDWFAVSFILIFSLLQYLIYGFYLLFQRKII, translated from the coding sequence ATGAGTAAAAAACAGTTGATGTTTCATGGAATTATATACCTAGTATTTTTAATCATTTCTGTTCTTGTTTTTCTTGTTGTAGAAGAGGGAATTCACTTAATGTTAGGTTGGAATGCCTTTTTAGCTTTTATCCCCATAAGCTTAGTATATGCTTTCGATAATAAGCAAAATCAAAAAAATATGAATGTATTAATTTTCTTGTTGTGGATATTTTTCTTCCCTAATAGTATTTACTTAGTTACCGATTTAATTTATATAAACAAAGACGCTTTTATTGAAGAAGTTTCATATCTAGAATCATTAATTTATTTACGTGATTTTTCCTCATATTTAGGCTTCTTCCATCTTTTAATCGCATGTCTTTATGGAATCCTTACAAGTCTTATTTCTTTTAAATATTTTAGTAATTTTATCAATGAAAAATTTCCGAAATATCATTTACCTTTCTTTATCATTTTACCGGTATTAGTTTCTATTGGAATTTATTTAGGAAGATTTTTAAGGTTTAACACTTGGGATATATTTAATTTTCTTGAACTAATAAAAGAAGTGTATCGTTCTTTGGATTGGTTTGCAGTTTCTTTTATACTAATCTTTTCATTATTACAATATTTAATCTATGGTTTTTATTTGCTTTTTCAGAGAAAAATTATTTAA
- a CDS encoding NADH:ubiquinone reductase (Na(+)-transporting) subunit F, producing MNIILAINFYIPIILIGILMVITGLLILANIALGGNKEKVITINGKTEIPVKGEDTLLNILSNNKIFIPSACGGKATCGFCKVKVVEGGGDVKPMEEPFLSPQEKKDNVRLSCQVKVQDDIKIEIPESMLFAQEYSCEVINIEDLTYDIKLVQFKFINPTSMSFKPGQYAQLKVPGIDVIRAYSIASNPKITHKIELIIRMVPKGKATTFVHRALELGDKVIVTGPYGDFYLQEDSNKDMVCIAGGSGKAPIRSILHFLKDQGMPRKVKYFFGARSKKDLYYTEEFVELAKEFPNFEYIPALSDPLPEDQWEGDVGLITEVVDKYCGDLSDSEAYLCGSPGMINACINVLNEHKIDPSNVFYDKFS from the coding sequence ATGAATATTATTTTAGCAATTAATTTTTATATACCAATTATATTAATCGGCATATTAATGGTTATTACTGGTTTATTAATTCTTGCCAATATCGCATTGGGGGGTAATAAAGAAAAAGTCATTACTATTAATGGAAAAACAGAAATTCCTGTCAAGGGAGAAGATACCTTATTAAATATCCTTTCAAACAATAAGATCTTTATTCCTTCTGCTTGTGGTGGTAAAGCAACTTGTGGTTTTTGTAAAGTTAAAGTTGTTGAAGGTGGCGGAGATGTTAAACCTATGGAAGAACCTTTCCTTTCACCTCAAGAAAAGAAAGATAATGTCAGACTTTCATGTCAAGTTAAGGTTCAAGATGATATTAAAATAGAGATTCCTGAATCAATGCTATTTGCTCAAGAATATAGCTGTGAAGTCATCAATATTGAAGATTTAACTTATGATATTAAGTTGGTTCAATTTAAATTCATTAATCCAACTTCAATGTCATTTAAACCTGGACAATATGCTCAATTAAAAGTTCCTGGAATTGATGTTATTCGTGCTTATTCAATTGCATCTAACCCTAAGATAACTCATAAAATAGAGTTAATCATTAGAATGGTTCCAAAAGGGAAAGCAACAACCTTTGTTCACAGGGCCTTAGAACTAGGTGATAAAGTAATAGTAACAGGACCTTATGGGGACTTCTATTTACAAGAAGATTCTAACAAGGATATGGTTTGTATCGCAGGGGGCTCTGGTAAAGCACCTATTCGATCAATCTTGCATTTCCTTAAAGACCAAGGAATGCCAAGAAAAGTAAAATATTTCTTCGGTGCACGTTCAAAAAAAGACTTATATTATACGGAAGAGTTTGTTGAACTTGCTAAAGAGTTTCCAAATTTCGAATACATTCCTGCCCTATCAGACCCATTACCTGAGGATCAATGGGAAGGTGATGTAGGCTTAATTACTGAAGTTGTTGATAAATATTGTGGCGATTTAAGCGATTCAGAAGCTTATTTATGTGGTTCGCCAGGGATGATCAATGCTTGTATCAATGTTCTTAATGAACATAAAATTGATCCTAGCAATGTCTTCTATGATAAGTTCTCTTAA
- a CDS encoding RnfABCDGE type electron transport complex subunit D, with the protein MTQEMQLDLQQVPSKKNLIIFTGSLLVLLIASAFLYGLYVFAIAAVALVSGALVEWVFAKVRKLEFDISWMVSPLVLTLLMPPRVNLWIVAVATAFGIFFGKAIFGGLGRNIFNPAVVGVLFVTISFPSIITAAEWIHPSVENFTGSTPLVMLNGDGEFTYLFKDLLFGNVPGHIGETFRIGIIVLGIGLLVLKVADWRIPLAYLGGSFILTAIGHLAAPDIFPDPILSMFVGTLLFAAFFLATDPVTAPIKPMGKIVFGLGLAFFTVLIRNFATFQEGVIFAIILMNAIAPLIDDLFNKEVEESKLSEVTEQ; encoded by the coding sequence ATGACACAAGAAATGCAATTAGATTTGCAGCAAGTACCAAGCAAAAAAAATCTTATTATATTTACCGGTTCTTTGCTCGTCCTACTGATTGCTTCAGCTTTTCTTTACGGACTCTATGTCTTCGCTATTGCAGCTGTAGCTTTAGTATCAGGAGCCTTGGTTGAATGGGTGTTTGCCAAAGTAAGGAAACTTGAGTTTGATATTTCATGGATGGTTTCTCCTTTGGTTTTAACATTATTAATGCCACCTAGAGTTAATTTATGGATTGTCGCCGTGGCTACAGCCTTTGGTATTTTCTTCGGTAAAGCTATTTTTGGTGGTTTAGGAAGAAATATTTTCAATCCTGCAGTTGTAGGTGTATTATTTGTTACTATATCTTTTCCATCAATCATTACTGCAGCTGAATGGATTCATCCTTCAGTAGAAAACTTTACAGGTTCAACACCGCTTGTCATGTTAAATGGTGATGGAGAGTTTACTTATTTATTTAAAGACTTACTCTTTGGTAATGTACCAGGACATATTGGTGAAACTTTTAGAATCGGAATCATTGTCTTAGGTATTGGCTTATTGGTCTTAAAAGTAGCTGATTGGCGTATTCCTCTTGCTTACTTAGGTGGAAGTTTTATTCTAACAGCTATTGGTCATTTAGCAGCACCTGATATATTCCCTGATCCAATATTATCAATGTTTGTGGGCACCTTGTTATTTGCGGCCTTCTTTTTAGCAACTGACCCTGTGACTGCACCAATAAAACCTATGGGTAAGATTGTATTTGGTTTAGGTTTGGCTTTCTTTACAGTCTTAATTCGTAATTTTGCAACTTTCCAAGAAGGTGTTATTTTCGCTATTATTTTAATGAATGCAATTGCACCTCTCATTGATGACTTATTTAATAAAGAAGTTGAAGAAAGCAAGTTAAGCGAGGTGACTGAACAATGA
- a CDS encoding DUF2079 domain-containing protein codes for MAKDSRWHITNLMTYALIAFISMSIVFLFVNDSELLFYNIKLVEIKYFWVQLALVLLVLILFIVLHNKIKHYPIKAFLALIYLLYIFIFVQKAPALSLIFGGFFLTLPPIFYGFQKVKEKEIKLVELIFYIGQLIIFLAILFTLLMALNKSFDSHQGINLSQISNDKIFVESQLNFIIVGLFFTFSILFVSIKKSIKLPKSLIIVFIVLGVGLVLLEVITLSIYMVYKTKTLSSPAFDFGIFTQMFYNMKNFNGMVTTLERGYVLSHNAVHVSPIYYLMLPIFMIFPYPETLQILQAVVVGLGVIPLYLITKHFKLPLMVTLIVLVMYIYHPAIIASSFYDLHENCFLPIFLLFTIYFGLKQKKIAFTISAILTLFVKEDAFIYLVFIGLFLMFSNFKEMNKKELRTKYLMSGSLIIISTIYFFLVTGYINESGDGAMFWRYDNLNGYEDLGLIGIALSLFQSPSYWLSTMFSPNKILNIIIIFIVLGFIPLRLKKLSYYWLLVPLLLMNFSSTYQYQHQIGFQYYYGSITLLIMMVILWFHEKEEIKDETLNKASQTNIPQLFIVAIILISSISVGFITLDQKSHYQEYYHNNPEKYEDIKETLLSIPSDKKVLATTWLTPYLSDRYHLYHYKYYDIDEGNIIFDYILIDNRYLSDEDRIKHILEFADYGYELSDQTTDYILIFEPIIE; via the coding sequence ATGGCTAAGGATTCTAGATGGCACATTACAAACTTAATGACATATGCACTGATTGCTTTTATTTCTATGTCTATTGTTTTTTTGTTTGTTAATGATAGTGAACTACTTTTTTATAATATTAAACTTGTTGAAATCAAATATTTTTGGGTTCAATTGGCTTTGGTTTTGCTTGTACTTATTTTATTTATTGTTTTACATAATAAGATTAAGCATTATCCTATAAAAGCTTTTCTTGCATTGATTTATTTGCTTTATATTTTTATATTTGTTCAAAAAGCACCTGCTTTGTCTTTGATTTTTGGAGGTTTTTTCCTAACTTTGCCACCCATATTTTATGGTTTTCAGAAGGTAAAAGAAAAAGAAATTAAGCTAGTTGAACTAATCTTTTATATAGGACAGTTGATTATATTTTTGGCTATTTTATTTACTTTGCTTATGGCCTTGAATAAATCATTTGATAGTCATCAAGGAATTAATTTGTCACAAATATCTAATGATAAAATATTTGTTGAGTCTCAGTTAAATTTTATTATCGTTGGTTTGTTTTTTACATTTTCAATATTATTTGTTTCAATAAAAAAATCTATTAAGTTACCGAAATCACTTATTATAGTTTTTATAGTATTGGGTGTTGGCTTAGTTTTGCTAGAAGTTATAACTTTATCAATCTATATGGTTTATAAGACGAAAACATTATCATCTCCGGCATTTGATTTTGGTATTTTTACTCAGATGTTTTACAATATGAAGAACTTCAATGGCATGGTCACTACTTTAGAGAGAGGCTATGTCTTATCTCATAATGCTGTTCACGTATCACCTATATATTATTTGATGTTACCTATATTTATGATTTTTCCTTATCCTGAAACTCTACAGATTTTACAGGCTGTGGTTGTAGGTTTGGGTGTCATCCCCCTATATTTAATTACTAAACATTTTAAATTGCCATTAATGGTCACGCTCATTGTTTTAGTAATGTACATTTATCATCCTGCAATTATTGCTAGTTCATTCTATGATTTGCATGAAAATTGTTTTCTACCTATATTCTTGTTATTTACTATTTATTTTGGCTTAAAACAAAAGAAAATTGCTTTTACAATATCGGCCATTCTTACTTTATTCGTTAAAGAAGATGCCTTTATATATTTGGTGTTTATAGGTCTTTTCTTAATGTTCTCGAATTTTAAAGAAATGAATAAAAAAGAATTAAGGACCAAATATTTGATGTCAGGTTCCTTGATCATTATATCCACAATCTATTTCTTTCTTGTGACTGGATATATTAATGAATCTGGAGATGGCGCTATGTTTTGGCGGTATGACAACTTAAATGGCTATGAAGATTTAGGATTAATAGGCATTGCCTTAAGTTTGTTTCAATCTCCAAGTTATTGGCTTAGCACTATGTTCTCACCCAATAAAATATTGAATATTATTATTATTTTTATAGTCTTAGGTTTTATACCCTTAAGGTTAAAGAAGTTAAGTTATTACTGGTTATTGGTTCCCTTGTTGTTGATGAACTTCTCTTCAACCTATCAGTATCAACATCAAATAGGATTTCAATACTATTATGGGTCAATTACCTTATTAATTATGATGGTTATTTTATGGTTTCATGAAAAAGAAGAAATCAAAGATGAAACTTTAAATAAAGCAAGTCAAACAAATATTCCTCAATTATTTATTGTCGCTATCATATTAATTTCATCGATTTCTGTAGGTTTTATTACTTTAGACCAAAAATCACATTATCAAGAGTATTATCACAATAATCCGGAAAAGTATGAAGACATCAAAGAAACTTTACTGAGTATTCCATCGGATAAAAAAGTACTCGCAACAACTTGGCTGACTCCGTATTTATCAGACCGTTATCATTTGTACCATTATAAATATTATGATATTGATGAAGGTAACATTATTTTTGATTATATCTTGATTGATAACCGATATTTATCTGATGAAGATCGCATTAAGCATATATTGGAGTTTGCTGATTACGGATATGAGTTAAGTGACCAAACAACGGATTATATATTGATTTTTGAGCCAATTATTGAATAA
- a CDS encoding serine hydrolase domain-containing protein yields MEKYLKDFNGGLIHLKMKDKDQIVYKGYRDHYNQLPINKDTKFPTASGGKIFIALAIMKLIEEKLLSLDSTLGQILTFNLNSIDQLISIKDLLTHTSGIPNYFDLSEVNDYSEIWNDYPNYKIRSSKDLLPLFIKKPMEYTRGDHFSYNDSGFVILGIVIEEITKMPFDKYLNQIIFEPLNMKDTGYYELDRLPMNCANAYIFDPIKKNYYSNIYSIDAKGSGAGGAYFSTFDLSKFWIGFIQGKIIKKENIDLMLKKHVSLEKGFYGLGVWLDEQGQPYITGMDPGVSFISGYNISKDRIISIFSNYQDNVFKLYDQIKEELS; encoded by the coding sequence ATGGAAAAATATTTAAAAGATTTTAATGGCGGTTTAATACATCTAAAAATGAAAGATAAAGACCAAATTGTATATAAGGGCTATAGAGATCATTACAATCAACTACCTATAAACAAAGACACAAAATTTCCAACAGCTTCTGGTGGAAAAATATTTATTGCCCTTGCCATCATGAAACTAATTGAAGAAAAATTATTGAGTTTAGACTCAACGCTTGGTCAAATATTAACTTTTAATTTAAACTCAATTGATCAATTAATTTCAATTAAAGATTTATTGACACATACATCAGGTATACCAAATTACTTTGACTTGTCTGAAGTTAATGACTATAGTGAAATTTGGAATGATTATCCTAATTATAAAATCAGATCTTCAAAAGATCTATTACCCCTATTTATTAAAAAGCCAATGGAATATACTAGAGGGGACCATTTTTCTTACAATGATTCTGGATTTGTTATCTTAGGTATTGTTATTGAAGAAATTACTAAAATGCCCTTTGATAAATACCTAAATCAAATTATATTTGAACCTTTGAATATGAAAGACACAGGATATTATGAATTAGATCGTTTACCTATGAATTGTGCAAACGCCTATATCTTTGATCCTATTAAAAAGAACTACTATTCAAACATTTATAGTATCGATGCAAAAGGAAGCGGTGCAGGTGGCGCTTATTTTTCCACCTTCGATTTATCTAAATTTTGGATTGGATTTATCCAAGGCAAAATCATAAAAAAAGAAAACATAGATTTAATGTTAAAGAAACATGTATCATTAGAAAAGGGATTCTACGGATTAGGAGTTTGGCTTGATGAACAAGGACAACCTTATATTACCGGCATGGATCCTGGAGTTAGTTTTATTAGTGGCTACAATATAAGTAAAGATAGAATCATATCTATTTTTTCTAATTACCAAGATAATGTCTTTAAATTGTATGATCAAATCAAAGAAGAACTATCATAA
- a CDS encoding Rnf-Nqr domain containing protein, whose product MKNIIEIIISTMTSQNIALVYILGMCPLIAISTNVKNAKGMGIAVVFVVTLTGIINWPIYELLKTTGTTNLSLLVFIITIAATVQFLEMFLAKFSPKLYNSFGIYLPLITVNCVVLAVSIFFVNRDYNFIETAAFSFGSSVGWMLAIVLLAGIRQKISKNSYLPKGLSGKAIAFIILGILSLAFIGFTGLSIF is encoded by the coding sequence ATGAAAAACATTATAGAAATCATTATTTCAACAATGACAAGTCAAAACATCGCTTTGGTTTATATTTTAGGGATGTGTCCTTTAATCGCCATCTCAACTAATGTAAAAAATGCAAAAGGCATGGGTATAGCTGTAGTCTTTGTCGTAACACTTACTGGGATAATTAATTGGCCAATCTATGAACTTTTAAAAACAACTGGAACAACCAACTTATCTCTATTGGTTTTCATTATTACTATTGCAGCTACAGTGCAATTCTTAGAAATGTTCTTAGCTAAATTTTCACCAAAATTATACAATAGTTTCGGTATTTATTTACCATTAATTACTGTGAACTGTGTTGTATTAGCTGTCTCTATCTTCTTTGTTAATAGAGATTACAATTTTATTGAAACTGCTGCTTTTTCATTTGGATCTTCAGTTGGCTGGATGCTCGCAATAGTCTTATTAGCAGGTATCAGACAAAAAATATCCAAAAATTCATACCTACCCAAAGGATTATCTGGTAAAGCAATTGCCTTCATTATTTTAGGCATTTTATCCCTAGCGTTTATAGGCTTTACTGGCTTATCAATATTCTAG
- a CDS encoding NADH-dependent flavin oxidoreductase translates to MNNFKNYKFKENIIIKNRFVLAPMTTYSGNPDLTLSDEEEKYYQARGKEFGMVITAATAVSKQAQAFENQISIMNDDYIPSMARLAKSIKLGGALAILQLHHGGRMNYPGLFEGQDIVSASAIKAERDYLLEPRALTNDEVYGIIDDFRQAMIRAIKAGFDGIELHGANTYLIQQFFSPHSNRRTDEFGGSLEKRMTFPLALVDMAIQTRKDYANDDFIIGYRLSPEEYENPGINLDDTKVLVRNLSMKNIDYIHFSLGNYKQSSIRDEINKKPIIEILKKENLGHKKLIGVGEIDNLDKANHAINLGFDLLAIGLQALADENVVSHIINNHPVKKVFDKNSILPSNLYERVKRWRNLSDRGFSFDQ, encoded by the coding sequence ATGAATAACTTTAAAAACTATAAATTTAAAGAAAATATCATTATTAAAAATCGATTTGTATTAGCTCCTATGACAACCTATTCAGGAAATCCTGATTTAACATTAAGCGATGAAGAGGAAAAATATTATCAAGCAAGAGGAAAAGAATTTGGAATGGTTATTACAGCCGCAACAGCTGTAAGTAAACAAGCCCAAGCATTTGAAAATCAAATTTCTATTATGAATGATGATTACATACCATCAATGGCAAGACTCGCAAAATCAATCAAATTAGGCGGCGCATTAGCGATCCTTCAATTGCATCATGGAGGAAGAATGAATTATCCGGGTTTGTTTGAAGGCCAAGACATTGTTAGTGCATCAGCTATTAAAGCTGAAAGAGATTACTTATTAGAACCTAGAGCCCTAACAAATGATGAAGTCTATGGAATTATAGATGATTTTAGACAAGCCATGATACGAGCAATTAAAGCAGGCTTTGATGGCATTGAATTACATGGTGCTAATACTTATTTAATCCAACAGTTTTTTAGTCCACATTCAAATCGAAGAACAGATGAATTTGGAGGTTCTTTAGAAAAAAGAATGACCTTCCCATTGGCATTAGTGGATATGGCCATTCAAACAAGAAAAGACTATGCCAATGATGATTTTATAATTGGTTATCGTTTGAGTCCTGAAGAATATGAAAATCCAGGAATAAACTTGGATGATACTAAAGTACTTGTAAGAAATTTATCTATGAAAAACATAGATTATATTCATTTTTCATTGGGTAATTATAAACAAAGTTCAATTAGAGATGAAATAAATAAAAAACCAATCATAGAAATATTAAAAAAAGAAAATCTTGGCCATAAGAAACTAATAGGTGTAGGAGAAATAGATAATTTAGATAAGGCTAATCATGCTATCAATTTAGGTTTTGATTTATTAGCCATTGGCTTACAAGCCCTAGCAGATGAAAATGTGGTTAGTCATATCATAAATAATCATCCAGTAAAAAAAGTCTTTGATAAAAACTCTATACTTCCATCAAATTTATATGAAAGAGTAAAAAGATGGCGTAATTTATCTGATAGGGGATTTAGTTTTGACCAATAA